The proteins below come from a single Malus sylvestris chromosome 3, drMalSylv7.2, whole genome shotgun sequence genomic window:
- the LOC126615029 gene encoding 60S acidic ribosomal protein P2-1-like, with translation MKVVAAYLLAVLGGKSSPSAADLKDILGSVGAEADGDKIELLLSEVKGKDITELIASGREKLASVPSGGGGAVAYSAPAAGGGGGAAVPASAEQKKEEKVEEKEESDDDMGFSLFD, from the exons ATGAAGGTTGTTGCTGCATACTTGCTCGCTGTTTTGGGAGGGAAGAGCAGCCCCTCAGCTGCTGACTTGAAGGACATTCTCGGATCAG TGGGAGCTGAGGCAGATGGTGACAAGATTGAGTTGCTATTGTCCGAAGTCAAGGGAAAAGATATCACAGAGCTGATTGCATCTGGAAGGGAGAAGTTGGCATCTGTTCCatctggtggtggtggtgcagtTGCTTATTCTGCACCCGCAGCCGGCGGTGGTGGTGGGGCTGCTGTTCCTGCTTCTGCTGagcagaagaaggaggagaaggtggaagaaaaggaagaatcaGATGAT GATATGGGTTTCAGCCTTTTCGACTGA